In one window of Pseudomonadota bacterium DNA:
- a CDS encoding MG2 domain-containing protein, translating into MTRRPFPWPLLTKALHTSATVLMIALLGASGAHSQSAEPPEELDLPTDAAHAEAALMAELEAIRERLERAELIKARANLQELQLLGEEHPDRLRRRYQLELNAYDSPWDAGAWLALHDRRQNNRAQDEALGAAWHLYTIAESAQERASALLRLADRYADRSRRDTAREVAAIALTLHDSAPVREAWEALEERLRLRIMSINAEAEQALPRVCLRLSRSLAAVQPIPLSDLVEITPAPDALVTVQGEQLCIAGLAHGTQYALTLHKGLTAGDGEVLEKPLQRTVEVPHRQPSVAFSPGAYVLPRTADALIPVRTVNLDEVPLELYRVDDRNLVNQDLRSLLRQPLSRWHRARLENELGSSLWQGTLEVQSVADREVITNLPVEQLLAQEGEGIYVLSAPLADDYSLAATQWLVVSDIGLTTFSASDGLHVFARSLADTLPRAKVELTLVASNNRVLGKVTTDDQGYARFAPGLSAGKGGDGPALLTARDGSDYNFLPLTGAALDLSERGVSGRPAPGPADAFLYTERGIYRPGETVKLSLLLRDPRAMALADLPLTLRVTKPGGLVVLEKVLTSDALGAAHLSIPIANTANAGQWGVTARLDPDGMPVGSTSFQVEDFVPPHIEVEASMSAPRLQAGGGGAVSVAANYYYGAPAADRPVQVQLLIDADPTPFAGYEAFSFGREELEFSPVLQSLPAARTDARGEAELQLPLPAIADRSQPLRVRATAAVDDVGGRAVYETATAAIDTHERYVGLRTLFGAGVSEGEAATFELVALSPEATPVSQAPLRWRFVRERHNYLWYSSGGRWQWRANVIDEPVVSGEGVADSEGRLALERRLPPGRYRLDVFDGGGTASASRRFNVGWWRGAGVANVPDALDLTLRPPADGNSMQRTAFIDAPFAGRALVTLGNERLHRSFEVELPEAGREITFDIDPAWSPGLYLMVTAFRPGAGEPSPLPTRATGLAWVEVGVAQRRLAVTLSPPPETRPRGPVTIPVSVDLPSGIGGRRVAMTVAAVDAGVLALTRFPTPDPAKHYFGQRALGGDVRDVYGDLIAPLDGPLGAVRSGGDSAEDNLGGLAVRSSRLVALYQRDVLLDEQGRGTITLDLPDFNGRLRLMGVAWTDRSLGASDAPLLVRDPVVAELVLPRFLAPGDRADARLDLRNPSDAPMTFGLAIEAAGPVQVELAAGDITLAPGEGQVLPVRLTAQEPGVADLAVEIDLADGNVLKREYALAVRPASPNITARALTPLAPGEVLTVEGDLAADFHPGAHVSWLATNGSSVDVPGLLAELDGYAYRCTEQAISRALPHLQSDAHFNEVTTAIAQVLDRQRYDGRFGLWSLGDGQGLWITAYAYEFLSLAAEQGYDVPSASLRLAERALGGMVNGAAPPYAAAYAAYVLARTGKVAPAVVRRFVLANGNSLPTRIATAHAAAALALIGDREPSDRLFERALRQTRTNISYLEDYGSDRRDAAAMLTLMARHTDLGARGAALSEALERALTASDPLHMSTQELTWLLLAAEQLQATAGELSLRVDGQERGVPEGRLGLASGKKPVETPKEIENLGDTQVRLIRRVRGAPITSPAPQSDGYAIQRRWYDADSGEPVTAQTVVRGQRLVAVIEGESTRAANKQQLLVVDLLPAGFEIENGALGGTWAQLPLAIGPLSDVEYANARDDRYVAALTVNGPARFRLAYLVRATTEGEFAMPGVQVEDMYAPRFRAIGPAARTTITAAQ; encoded by the coding sequence ATGACCCGCCGCCCCTTCCCGTGGCCTTTGCTCACAAAAGCCCTGCACACGTCTGCGACCGTCCTGATGATCGCGTTGCTTGGCGCCAGCGGCGCTCACAGCCAGAGCGCCGAGCCGCCCGAGGAGCTCGACCTGCCCACGGACGCCGCCCATGCGGAAGCGGCCCTGATGGCCGAGCTCGAGGCCATTCGCGAGCGTCTCGAGCGAGCCGAGCTGATCAAGGCGAGGGCTAACCTTCAGGAGTTGCAGCTTCTCGGCGAAGAGCACCCAGATCGCTTGCGGCGCCGCTATCAGCTCGAACTGAATGCCTACGATAGTCCCTGGGATGCGGGAGCGTGGCTTGCGTTGCATGACCGGCGCCAGAACAATCGCGCACAGGATGAAGCTCTGGGCGCAGCCTGGCATCTCTATACAATTGCCGAGTCTGCCCAAGAGCGGGCAAGTGCGCTCCTACGTCTGGCAGATCGCTACGCCGACCGCAGTCGTCGGGACACGGCGAGGGAAGTGGCGGCGATCGCCCTGACCCTCCACGACTCCGCCCCCGTGCGGGAAGCCTGGGAGGCACTGGAAGAGCGCCTGCGCTTGCGCATCATGAGTATCAACGCGGAGGCGGAGCAGGCCCTGCCGCGCGTGTGCCTACGCCTATCGCGATCCTTGGCCGCCGTGCAGCCGATTCCGCTCAGCGACCTGGTCGAGATCACCCCCGCGCCCGATGCACTGGTGACCGTGCAGGGAGAGCAGCTGTGCATTGCGGGCCTCGCTCACGGCACACAATACGCCCTGACCTTGCACAAGGGGCTGACCGCCGGTGATGGGGAGGTGTTGGAGAAACCGCTTCAACGCACCGTCGAGGTGCCCCATCGCCAGCCCTCCGTGGCCTTCTCGCCTGGCGCCTACGTGTTGCCACGTACGGCGGATGCGCTGATTCCCGTGCGTACGGTGAACCTGGATGAGGTGCCGCTGGAACTCTATCGCGTCGACGATCGCAACCTGGTGAACCAGGACTTGCGTTCGCTGCTACGCCAACCGCTCTCGCGTTGGCATCGGGCGCGCCTGGAGAATGAGTTGGGAAGCTCCCTGTGGCAGGGCACGCTCGAGGTGCAGTCCGTGGCGGACCGTGAGGTCATCACCAACCTCCCCGTGGAGCAGCTGCTGGCGCAGGAGGGAGAGGGCATCTACGTGTTGTCCGCGCCTCTGGCCGACGACTACAGCCTTGCGGCCACCCAGTGGCTGGTGGTCTCCGACATCGGCCTGACCACCTTCTCCGCGAGTGACGGTTTGCACGTGTTCGCCCGTTCCCTGGCGGACACGCTGCCCCGGGCGAAGGTGGAACTCACGCTCGTCGCCAGCAACAACCGTGTCCTTGGCAAGGTAACCACCGATGACCAGGGCTACGCGCGCTTCGCGCCTGGCCTCTCGGCGGGCAAAGGTGGTGACGGGCCGGCGCTCCTCACCGCCCGTGATGGCAGCGACTACAACTTCCTCCCCCTGACGGGGGCGGCCCTCGATCTTTCCGAGCGAGGCGTGAGCGGTCGACCGGCACCTGGCCCCGCCGATGCCTTCCTGTACACGGAACGCGGCATCTACCGCCCCGGCGAGACCGTGAAGCTGAGCCTGTTGCTGCGGGACCCTCGGGCCATGGCACTGGCTGACCTGCCGCTCACCCTGCGCGTCACCAAACCCGGCGGCCTGGTGGTGCTGGAGAAGGTGCTGACGAGTGATGCTCTGGGCGCCGCTCACCTATCGATCCCGATCGCCAATACGGCCAATGCTGGTCAGTGGGGCGTGACGGCTCGCCTGGATCCCGACGGTATGCCTGTCGGCAGTACAAGCTTCCAGGTTGAGGACTTCGTGCCGCCGCACATCGAGGTGGAGGCATCGATGTCCGCCCCGCGTCTGCAAGCGGGCGGCGGGGGTGCCGTGAGCGTGGCGGCCAACTATTACTACGGCGCGCCGGCGGCTGATCGCCCCGTGCAGGTACAGCTGCTGATCGATGCGGACCCGACGCCCTTCGCGGGCTACGAGGCGTTCAGCTTTGGTCGCGAGGAGCTGGAGTTCTCGCCCGTGCTGCAAAGCCTGCCAGCGGCGCGTACCGATGCGAGGGGAGAGGCCGAACTCCAGTTGCCGCTTCCGGCCATTGCCGATCGCAGCCAACCCCTACGCGTGCGCGCCACGGCCGCCGTCGACGACGTGGGCGGGCGCGCGGTGTACGAGACCGCGACGGCGGCCATCGACACGCACGAACGCTACGTGGGCCTACGAACACTGTTCGGCGCCGGCGTGTCGGAGGGCGAGGCCGCCACCTTCGAGTTGGTGGCCTTGAGTCCAGAGGCAACACCCGTATCCCAGGCACCCCTGCGCTGGCGCTTCGTGCGCGAGCGCCACAACTACCTGTGGTACAGCAGCGGCGGGCGCTGGCAATGGCGCGCGAACGTCATCGACGAGCCGGTGGTGAGTGGAGAAGGCGTCGCCGACAGCGAGGGGCGCCTCGCTCTGGAACGACGCTTGCCGCCGGGGCGCTATCGCCTGGATGTCTTCGACGGGGGAGGCACGGCCTCTGCCTCGCGGCGTTTCAACGTGGGTTGGTGGCGCGGCGCCGGGGTGGCGAACGTGCCCGATGCCCTGGACCTGACCCTGCGCCCGCCGGCGGACGGTAACAGCATGCAACGTACGGCGTTCATCGACGCGCCGTTTGCCGGCCGTGCCTTGGTTACCCTCGGCAACGAGCGTTTGCATCGAAGCTTCGAGGTGGAGCTGCCCGAAGCAGGGCGCGAGATCACCTTCGACATCGATCCTGCCTGGAGTCCCGGCCTGTACCTCATGGTCACCGCGTTTCGTCCTGGTGCGGGTGAGCCTTCACCGCTGCCGACACGCGCTACGGGCCTTGCCTGGGTGGAAGTGGGTGTGGCGCAACGCAGGCTGGCGGTGACGCTCAGTCCTCCCCCGGAAACGCGGCCGCGCGGCCCTGTGACGATTCCCGTTTCCGTGGACCTTCCGTCGGGTATCGGCGGGCGGCGCGTGGCCATGACCGTGGCGGCGGTGGACGCCGGCGTCCTCGCCCTCACCCGCTTCCCCACGCCAGATCCAGCTAAGCACTACTTTGGGCAGCGCGCCCTGGGCGGTGACGTACGGGATGTCTATGGTGACCTCATCGCGCCCCTGGATGGCCCCTTGGGCGCAGTGCGTTCCGGTGGCGACAGCGCTGAAGACAATCTCGGGGGGCTGGCCGTGCGCAGTTCCCGCCTGGTGGCCTTGTACCAACGGGATGTGCTCCTCGACGAGCAGGGACGCGGCACGATCACCCTGGACTTGCCAGACTTCAACGGCCGCTTGCGCCTGATGGGCGTGGCCTGGACTGATCGTTCTCTGGGGGCGAGCGACGCGCCCTTGCTGGTGCGCGATCCCGTGGTGGCCGAGCTGGTGCTGCCGCGTTTCCTTGCCCCGGGAGATCGGGCCGACGCGCGCCTGGATTTGCGCAATCCCAGCGATGCGCCGATGACCTTCGGCCTCGCCATCGAGGCTGCGGGCCCCGTGCAGGTGGAACTGGCAGCGGGTGACATCACGCTGGCGCCCGGGGAAGGCCAGGTGCTGCCGGTACGCTTGACGGCGCAGGAGCCGGGCGTCGCTGACCTCGCCGTGGAGATCGACCTGGCCGATGGCAACGTTCTGAAGCGCGAGTATGCGCTAGCCGTGCGGCCCGCCTCACCCAATATCACGGCGCGCGCGCTTACGCCTCTCGCTCCCGGTGAAGTGTTGACCGTGGAGGGAGATCTCGCCGCAGACTTCCACCCCGGCGCCCACGTGAGTTGGCTGGCGACGAACGGGAGTTCCGTGGATGTGCCCGGACTGCTGGCCGAACTCGATGGCTACGCCTACCGCTGCACGGAGCAGGCCATCAGCCGCGCCCTGCCGCACCTGCAGTCCGATGCCCACTTCAACGAAGTGACCACGGCGATCGCGCAGGTGCTGGATCGTCAGCGCTACGACGGTCGCTTCGGCCTGTGGTCCCTCGGCGACGGTCAAGGCCTTTGGATCACCGCCTACGCCTATGAGTTTCTATCGCTAGCGGCAGAGCAAGGCTACGATGTGCCGAGCGCCTCCCTGCGCCTGGCGGAGCGCGCCCTCGGCGGGATGGTGAACGGTGCAGCTCCACCTTATGCCGCTGCCTACGCCGCTTACGTCCTGGCGCGCACGGGCAAGGTGGCCCCCGCCGTCGTACGACGCTTCGTCCTTGCCAACGGGAACTCGCTCCCCACACGCATCGCAACGGCCCATGCGGCAGCAGCCCTGGCCTTGATCGGTGATCGCGAGCCGTCTGATCGCCTCTTCGAGCGCGCCTTGCGCCAGACACGCACCAACATCTCCTATCTCGAAGACTATGGCTCCGATCGACGCGATGCCGCGGCCATGCTCACGCTCATGGCCCGTCACACGGATCTCGGTGCTCGCGGCGCGGCCTTGAGCGAAGCGCTGGAACGGGCCCTCACCGCTAGCGACCCCCTCCACATGAGTACGCAGGAGCTGACCTGGTTGCTGCTGGCAGCAGAGCAACTCCAGGCAACGGCTGGGGAGTTGTCCCTGCGGGTGGATGGGCAGGAGCGCGGCGTACCCGAGGGTCGCCTTGGCCTTGCGAGCGGTAAGAAACCGGTGGAGACACCCAAAGAAATCGAAAACCTGGGCGATACGCAGGTGCGCCTGATCCGTCGCGTGCGTGGCGCGCCGATCACCTCACCCGCGCCTCAGTCTGATGGCTACGCGATCCAGCGGCGCTGGTATGACGCCGATTCGGGCGAGCCGGTCACTGCGCAGACGGTGGTGCGCGGCCAGCGCCTGGTCGCCGTGATCGAGGGAGAATCGACGCGCGCTGCCAACAAGCAGCAGCTGCTTGTGGTGGATCTGTTGCCCGCTGGCTTTGAGATCGAGAACGGTGCCCTCGGCGGCACCTGGGCCCAGCTCCCCCTGGCGATCGGCCCCCTGAGCGACGTGGAGTACGCCAACGCCCGTGACGATCGTTACGTGGCTGCGCTGACAGTCAATGGCCCTGCGCGCTTCCGCTTGGCCTACCTGGTACGGGCGACCACGGAGGGCGAGTTCGCGATGCCGGGCGTGCAGGTGGAGGACATGTACGCGCCGCGCTTCCGCGCCATCGGCCCAGCAGCACGCACGACGATCACGGCAGCCCAGTGA